In Pseudomonas fluorescens, a genomic segment contains:
- the kdpF gene encoding K(+)-transporting ATPase subunit F → MSVLDGVSLLLAVALFIYLLVALLRADRN, encoded by the coding sequence ATGAGCGTTCTGGACGGGGTGTCACTGCTATTGGCCGTGGCGCTGTTCATTTATCTGCTGGTTGCGCTGTTACGCGCGGATCGGAACTAG
- the kdpB gene encoding potassium-transporting ATPase subunit KdpB: MNMPAKNATPVKHQEPAKTAISALWRPALVQAFVKLDPRQLQRSPVMLVVELTAILTTVLCFVPDTAVPTFVAVQIAVWLWFTVLFANFAEALAEGRGKARADSLKAGSEGLSARRKEADGSFKVVPATSLRKGDVVRVAAGEMIPGDGEVIEGIAAVNEAAITGESAPVIRESGGDRSAVTGNTRLVSDWLLIRITANPGESTLDRMIALVEGAKRQKTPNEVALDILLIGLTLIFLLVVVTLQPFAHFANGSLPLVFLVALLVTLIPTTIGGLLSAIGIAGMDRLVRLNVIAKSGRAVEAAGDVHVLLLDKTGTITFGNRRCSAVVAAPGVSGRELAEGALLASLADDTAEGKSIVEYLRALHPQAEPSLDELTAVPFTAETRLSGVDYQGRVFRKGAVDSLLAFIGQPRSDLQPALSREIDKIAQSGGTPLLVCADGKLLGAIHLKDVVKPGIRERFAELRKLGIRTVMVTGDNPLTAAAIAAEAGVDDVLAEATPEKKLARIRHEQNDGRLVAMCGDGANDAPALAQADVGMAMNDGTQAAREAANMVDLDSDPTKLLDVVQIGKELLVTRGALTTFSIANDVAKYFAILPALFASIYPQLGVLNVMHLQSPQSAILSAIVFNALIIVVLIPLALRGVRVQAASAAALLRRNLLIYGLGGILVPFVGIKAIDMLLTALHLV, encoded by the coding sequence ATGAATATGCCTGCAAAAAACGCGACCCCGGTCAAACACCAGGAACCCGCCAAAACCGCTATTTCCGCCCTGTGGCGCCCGGCGCTGGTCCAGGCGTTCGTCAAGCTCGACCCACGCCAGCTGCAACGCTCGCCGGTGATGCTGGTGGTCGAGCTGACCGCGATCCTCACCACCGTGCTGTGCTTTGTGCCGGACACGGCGGTGCCGACCTTCGTCGCCGTGCAGATCGCCGTGTGGCTGTGGTTCACCGTGCTGTTCGCCAACTTCGCCGAAGCCTTGGCCGAAGGGCGTGGCAAGGCCCGCGCCGACAGCCTCAAGGCCGGCAGCGAGGGCTTGAGCGCGCGCCGCAAGGAAGCCGATGGCAGTTTCAAGGTCGTGCCCGCCACCAGCCTGCGCAAAGGTGATGTGGTGCGCGTCGCCGCCGGGGAAATGATCCCCGGCGACGGCGAGGTCATCGAAGGTATCGCGGCGGTCAACGAAGCGGCGATCACCGGTGAATCCGCCCCCGTGATCCGCGAGTCCGGCGGCGACCGTTCCGCCGTCACCGGCAACACACGCCTGGTCTCGGACTGGCTGCTGATCCGCATCACCGCCAACCCTGGCGAGTCGACCCTGGACCGCATGATTGCCCTGGTGGAAGGGGCCAAGCGCCAGAAAACCCCCAATGAAGTCGCGCTGGATATCCTGCTGATCGGCCTGACCCTGATCTTCCTGCTGGTGGTAGTGACGCTGCAACCGTTCGCTCACTTCGCCAATGGCAGCCTGCCCTTGGTGTTCCTGGTTGCCCTGCTGGTAACGTTGATTCCGACCACCATCGGGGGCTTGTTGTCGGCCATCGGTATCGCTGGCATGGACCGCCTGGTGCGCCTCAATGTCATCGCCAAGTCCGGCCGCGCCGTGGAAGCGGCGGGGGACGTGCATGTGTTGCTGCTGGACAAGACCGGCACCATCACCTTTGGTAACCGTCGCTGCTCGGCCGTGGTCGCGGCACCGGGTGTGAGCGGACGGGAGTTGGCCGAAGGCGCACTGCTGGCCTCGCTGGCGGATGACACGGCGGAAGGCAAATCCATCGTCGAATACCTGCGTGCCTTGCACCCTCAGGCCGAGCCGTCCCTGGATGAATTGACCGCCGTCCCGTTCACCGCTGAAACCCGCTTGTCTGGCGTCGACTACCAGGGGCGCGTGTTCCGTAAAGGCGCCGTGGATTCGCTGCTGGCGTTTATCGGTCAACCACGCAGCGACCTGCAACCCGCGCTATCGCGGGAAATCGACAAGATCGCCCAGAGCGGTGGCACACCGTTGCTGGTGTGCGCCGATGGCAAGTTGCTGGGGGCGATCCATCTCAAAGACGTGGTCAAGCCTGGCATTCGCGAACGTTTCGCCGAACTGCGCAAGCTGGGGATTCGCACCGTGATGGTGACCGGCGACAACCCGCTGACCGCTGCTGCGATTGCGGCCGAAGCCGGCGTGGATGACGTACTCGCCGAAGCCACTCCAGAGAAAAAACTCGCACGCATTCGCCATGAGCAAAATGACGGTCGCTTGGTTGCCATGTGCGGCGACGGTGCTAACGACGCCCCGGCGCTGGCCCAGGCGGACGTCGGCATGGCCATGAACGACGGTACCCAGGCCGCTCGCGAGGCCGCGAACATGGTCGACCTCGACAGCGACCCGACCAAGCTGCTGGACGTGGTGCAGATCGGCAAGGAGTTGCTGGTGACCCGTGGCGCGCTGACAACCTTTTCCATCGCCAACGACGTGGCCAAGTACTTTGCGATCCTGCCGGCGCTGTTCGCCTCGATCTACCCGCAATTGGGTGTGCTCAACGTGATGCACTTGCAGAGTCCGCAAAGCGCGATCCTCTCGGCCATCGTGTTCAACGCGCTGATCATCGTGGTGTTGATCCCCCTGGCCCTGCGCGGTGTGCGGGTGCAAGCGGCGAGTGCGGCGGCATTGCTGCGGCGCAATCTGTTGATCTACGGGTTGGGCGGGATCCTGGTGCCATTCGTGGGCATCAAGGCGATCGACATGCTGCTGACTGCGCTGCACCTGGTTTGA
- the kdpA gene encoding potassium-transporting ATPase subunit KdpA produces the protein MHSYDYWLIIAFFAVVLVPAPFLGRFYYKVMEGQRTWLTPVFGPVERACYRIAGVDEQQEQSWQKYMLALLAFNLAGFLLLFAILLFQDYLPLNPQKLPGQEWTLAFNTAVSFMTNTNWQSYSGEASLSYLSQMAGLTVQNFVSAATGLAVLVALCRGIGRKSTQTLGNFWVDMTRATLYGLLPLCLVLALFLVWQGVPQTFAHYVDAVTLQGVDQVIPLGPAASQIAIKQLGTNGGGFFGVNSAHPFEDPTAWANLFELASIILIPVALVFTFGHYVKDLRQSRAILGCMLALFLIGGATSLWAEYQPNPALNNPAVEQTAPLEGKEARFGTTGTVLWSVTTTAASNGSVNGMQDSLNPLSGMVALVNMMVGEVIFGGVGAGMYGMLLNVLIAVFLAGLMIGRTPEYLGKKLQAKEVQLLVVTLMVMPIGVLVLGAIASSLPGPASAISNPGPHGFSQLLYAYTSASANNGSAFGGFSANTPFHNLMLGLGMLIGRFGYILPVLALAGSLAMKKTAPIGQNSFPTHGPLFVTLLTVTILLVGGLTFLPTLALGPIAEHLSMGF, from the coding sequence ATGCACAGTTATGACTATTGGCTGATCATCGCCTTCTTCGCCGTGGTGCTGGTGCCGGCGCCGTTTCTGGGTCGGTTCTACTACAAGGTGATGGAAGGCCAGCGCACTTGGCTCACCCCCGTGTTCGGCCCGGTCGAGCGTGCGTGTTATCGCATTGCCGGGGTAGATGAGCAGCAGGAACAAAGCTGGCAGAAATACATGCTGGCCTTGCTCGCGTTCAACCTCGCGGGCTTTTTGCTGTTGTTCGCGATCCTGCTGTTCCAGGACTATCTCCCACTGAACCCGCAGAAATTGCCGGGTCAGGAATGGACCCTGGCCTTCAACACCGCGGTCAGTTTCATGACCAACACCAACTGGCAGTCCTACAGCGGTGAAGCCTCTCTGAGCTACCTCAGCCAGATGGCCGGGTTGACCGTGCAGAACTTTGTCAGTGCCGCCACCGGCCTCGCCGTCCTGGTCGCGCTGTGCCGTGGGATCGGTCGCAAATCCACCCAAACCCTGGGTAACTTCTGGGTCGATATGACCCGCGCCACCCTCTATGGTCTGTTGCCGTTGTGCCTGGTGCTGGCGCTGTTCCTGGTGTGGCAGGGCGTGCCGCAAACCTTCGCCCATTACGTGGATGCCGTGACCCTGCAAGGCGTGGATCAAGTGATCCCCCTGGGCCCGGCGGCGAGCCAGATTGCGATCAAGCAATTGGGCACCAACGGTGGCGGTTTCTTCGGCGTCAACTCGGCGCACCCGTTTGAAGACCCGACCGCCTGGGCCAACCTGTTCGAGCTGGCCTCGATCATCCTGATCCCGGTGGCGCTGGTGTTCACCTTCGGCCACTACGTCAAAGACCTGCGTCAGAGCCGTGCGATCCTCGGCTGCATGCTCGCGCTGTTCCTGATCGGCGGCGCGACGTCGCTGTGGGCCGAGTACCAGCCCAACCCGGCGCTGAACAACCCGGCCGTGGAACAGACCGCACCGCTGGAAGGCAAGGAAGCGCGCTTCGGCACCACCGGTACCGTGCTGTGGTCGGTGACCACCACCGCGGCGTCCAACGGTTCGGTCAACGGCATGCAGGACAGCCTCAACCCGCTGAGCGGGATGGTGGCACTGGTCAACATGATGGTCGGCGAAGTGATCTTCGGCGGCGTCGGCGCCGGCATGTACGGGATGCTGCTCAACGTGTTGATTGCCGTATTCCTCGCCGGCCTGATGATCGGTCGTACCCCGGAATACCTGGGTAAGAAGTTGCAAGCCAAGGAAGTGCAATTGCTGGTCGTGACCTTGATGGTGATGCCGATTGGCGTGCTGGTGCTGGGAGCTATTGCCTCCAGTTTGCCTGGCCCGGCCAGTGCCATCAGCAACCCCGGCCCCCATGGTTTCAGTCAGTTGCTCTATGCCTATACCTCAGCCAGTGCCAACAACGGTTCGGCGTTTGGCGGTTTCAGTGCCAACACCCCGTTCCATAACTTGATGTTGGGCCTGGGCATGTTGATCGGTCGTTTCGGCTACATCCTCCCGGTACTGGCCCTGGCCGGCAGCCTGGCGATGAAGAAAACCGCACCGATTGGCCAGAACAGCTTCCCCACCCACGGCCCGCTGTTCGTGACCCTGTTGACCGTGACCATTTTGCTGGTGGGCGGCCTGACCTTCCTGCCAACGCTGGCGCTGGGCCCCATTGCTGAACACTTGAGCATGGGTTTCTGA
- the eat gene encoding ethanolamine permease, translated as MNTQLKPTLGTLHLWGIAVGLVISGEYFGWSYGWGVAGTLGFLVTSLMVAAMYTCFIFSFTELTTAIPHAGGPFAYSRRAFGEKGGLIAGLATLIEFVFAPPAIALAIGAYLNVQFPALDPKHAAVGAYIVFMGLNILGVKLAATFELVVCVLAVAELLVFMGVVAPAFSFSNFALNGWAGSDTFGAPAIAGMFAAIPFAIWFFLAIEGAAMAAEEAKDPKRTIPKAYISGILTLVILAMGVMFFAGGVGDWRTLSNINDPLPQAMKTVVGESSGWLHMLVWIGLFGLVASFHGIILGYSRQFFALARAGYLPSFLAKLSRFQTPHRAIIAGGVVGIAAIYSDGLINLGGMTLTAAMITMAVFGAIVMYIMSMLSLFKLRKTEPLLERTFRAPGYPIVPGIALMLAVVCLVAMAWFNALIGLIFLGFMVAGFIYFQLTAQDRADAPADAMLTGL; from the coding sequence ATGAACACACAACTCAAACCCACCCTGGGCACCCTGCACTTATGGGGCATCGCCGTCGGGCTGGTGATATCGGGTGAATACTTCGGCTGGAGTTATGGCTGGGGCGTTGCCGGGACCCTGGGCTTCCTGGTGACCTCATTGATGGTCGCGGCGATGTACACCTGCTTTATCTTCAGTTTCACCGAGCTGACGACGGCGATTCCTCATGCGGGTGGGCCGTTTGCCTACAGCCGTCGCGCCTTTGGTGAGAAAGGTGGCTTGATCGCCGGGCTGGCGACCCTGATCGAATTTGTCTTCGCCCCGCCCGCCATCGCATTGGCCATTGGCGCCTACCTGAATGTGCAATTTCCAGCACTGGACCCGAAACACGCGGCCGTCGGCGCCTATATCGTCTTTATGGGCCTGAACATCCTCGGCGTGAAACTCGCCGCCACCTTCGAATTGGTGGTGTGCGTGCTGGCCGTCGCCGAATTGCTGGTGTTCATGGGCGTGGTCGCCCCGGCCTTCAGCTTCAGCAATTTCGCACTGAACGGCTGGGCCGGTTCCGACACCTTCGGCGCCCCGGCGATTGCCGGGATGTTTGCCGCGATCCCCTTCGCCATCTGGTTTTTCCTCGCCATTGAAGGTGCGGCCATGGCGGCTGAAGAGGCAAAAGATCCCAAGCGCACCATTCCAAAGGCCTACATCAGCGGCATCCTGACCCTGGTGATCCTGGCCATGGGCGTGATGTTCTTCGCCGGCGGCGTGGGTGACTGGCGCACCCTGTCGAATATCAACGACCCGCTGCCACAGGCGATGAAAACCGTGGTGGGTGAAAGCTCCGGCTGGCTGCACATGCTGGTATGGATCGGCCTGTTCGGGCTGGTGGCCAGTTTCCACGGCATCATCCTGGGCTACTCGCGCCAGTTCTTCGCCCTGGCCCGTGCCGGTTACCTGCCGTCTTTCCTGGCCAAACTGTCACGCTTTCAGACACCGCACCGGGCAATCATCGCCGGCGGCGTGGTCGGCATCGCGGCGATCTACAGCGACGGCCTGATCAACCTCGGCGGCATGACACTGACCGCGGCGATGATCACCATGGCGGTGTTCGGCGCCATCGTGATGTACATCATGAGCATGCTCAGCCTGTTCAAACTGCGCAAAACCGAGCCGCTGCTGGAGCGCACCTTCCGCGCACCGGGTTACCCGATCGTGCCGGGCATTGCGCTGATGCTGGCGGTGGTATGCCTGGTAGCCATGGCCTGGT